The stretch of DNA ATTATTTTTCggatgaagatgatggtTCTTTTTCGGATATTGAATTGGAGAATCAAGAAAGagattttcattttgataaCGAGCTTGCTTCTAGCTATGATGATCCTCTGGATAttattgatgttgttaATCTGACGAGTTCTAATAATGAAGGAACGTCTACAGGGCAGTCTGATCAAAATATACCCCAAAAAACTTTTGAAGAGTTAAGTACAGAAATTGAAGGTTATTTGGAAAACATTTCAAAAAGATACAAGGAAATACTTGAAAATTCACCTGAGAAAGTTAGCGAACTTGCACTTTACATGAGAAGTTTTAGTCAACAATTAGAGTATATCTCAACAGGTAAACAAGACCTTGATCATGATCCAAAAcgcagaaaaaaaaattagataaATGGATATAGCCGTAATTTATGTATTATGTAACTTAAATATTTTGTCattaaaattgtttttaatGGTACAAGTCAGTAACAACCATGTGAAGGGAATAGGATAAGTTAAACTTGTTGATATGATTTCTTACTCAAAAAGAGattgtgaaaaaaagaatgcAAGAACCGGGAATCGAACCCGGGGCCCAACGATGGCAACGTTGGATTTTACCACTAAACCATTCTTGcgaattgttgattttgtaatGTCCCGTTTTAAGTGATTGTGTAGTTAGAGTGAATATCATCTCCCCgcaattcttttaatgcTTTGAAAATATGTTACTAGTTAGTTCTAGCTTCTTCGCTAGTGAAAACTCAATTATCTTATTCACATGCATGAATTCTCTttgtcaattgatttgtagtctatttctttcaaataatacttattttcaaaagtttGGTTGCTATTAGAACCCTCAATGGTATTTCAACGCCTTGGAGAAATCCACAATCAAAATAGTAGATGCTCACCTTCTTATCTGACATGCCTAGCTTTCTAGCCAAAACTTCAGTTTCCTTACACTTTTTATTTAACAAAAACTTCAACACTTGCTTGAGATGTATTGTAATAAATGACACTATATAGTgagaataaaataattcatttgaaaaaaaattgatagtAAAAGATTTGGAgtaaatattttgtatggcgtttctttttttgttagaaaaaaataacaatctTTCAATTCTCGACCAGTATTATGCATATGTGCTTTACATTGTCACACAGTCTAGCAAATAAGCTAAAGTGAACTAACCAATGTAATTAAGATAACCTCACTTCGATTATCATTTTCTATATCTTTTCATTATACTCCATTTctcatcaattgaatctttCAACCAACAGTTGATTTGTCAATTTTGAGTCCCTCATCTCTTTTGTAGAATCTTCGTAAGTTAACTctacttttcttttattaattgagTCCATTTTACAAGTACATgatataaaatataatcttCTTCTGTCCACTATTTATATTCTCATGTATTCCGGAAATACATCAAATGTGTAGACattatttttgttcttACTTGtgtcaatttctttttgtcCACTTTGTGTACTTAAACCATTGTGTTGTAAGTAATATAGCTTAGAATTAAATTACTATATTATTTAACTGTCACGTTCAGTCTGTCTGGGCAAGATTCCTTGTTTTTTGATCTGACTGTGTGGCACAAGAGCAGAGTTTGCTAGTGAGTGTTCAGTATTGCTACTAACAATTCAACTTATATTTGTCATAAGCCTGACAGGGCATAAGTCCTTTAGGCATGTGTATTTGGGGAAAAAGCAGATAGTCGTATGAAGAGTAAAAGTATGGAACTGTAAAGCCAGCGATAATGTCGGCAGGTCGTGTGCGTGCTAATACCCCACCGAGTTACCCATCCTGCTCGTTATATAGAC from Candida albicans SC5314 chromosome R, complete sequence encodes:
- a CDS encoding uncharacterized protein (Protein of unknown function), translated to MLHLSKAEREYFDAAYSLSNEAIEKLVELQGKLGLVKDDDVTYTVTIDHGKGTYTCNTEKGESSWCKHLYMYHKMRFLVFGDNMEKQMDFPVEDSQDYFSDEDDGSFSDIELENQERDFHFDNELASSYDDPSDIIDVVNSTSSNNEGTSTGQSDQNIPQKTFEELSTEIEGYLENISKRYKEILENSPEKVSELALYMRSFSQQLEYISTGKQDLDHDPKRRKKN